In Bifidobacterium sp. ESL0775, the following are encoded in one genomic region:
- a CDS encoding sugar ABC transporter ATP-binding protein — translation MTQLSLVGVSKIFGNSKVVDNVSITVDPGKVHVLLGENGAGKSTVIKMMSGIYQPDEGHIEIDGKQVVIPNVDAARKLGIAVIHQELNLVPELSIMENLFLGDLPLKGGFVDHKAMRTKAEAALKLIGLDEDVATPMKELGVARQQMVEIAKALMQNASVLILDEPTAALTRKECDQLFDIMGDLKAKGVAMVFISHHLDEVTKVGDVVTVLRDGKYIDTVPADTPESELVRLMVGRNIEEQFPRVAGKPGKTLLKVSNLTREGVIDDVSFEVHAGEVVGFSGLVGAGRTETIRAIFGADNYDSGSVEVDGKPLPKNSISAAIAAGVGLVPEDRRAQGLILGASVADNLGLPTMLPTSKFGFADLKGQLGREKKTAEQLNIRMSNIDETVGNLSGGNQQKIVFGKWAMANVKVLLLDEPTRGVDVGARVEIYELINAITKQGGAVLMASSDLPEILGMSDRIVVMSNGKVSGEMPASEATQEKVMALAVSHMDEEEPVTASNEREK, via the coding sequence ATGACACAGTTATCGTTAGTTGGTGTGTCGAAGATATTCGGCAACTCCAAAGTCGTCGACAATGTCTCGATCACGGTCGACCCCGGGAAAGTGCATGTGCTGCTTGGAGAGAACGGTGCTGGCAAATCCACGGTCATCAAGATGATGAGCGGCATCTACCAGCCCGATGAGGGCCACATTGAGATTGACGGCAAGCAGGTCGTCATCCCCAATGTCGACGCCGCTCGCAAGCTGGGCATCGCGGTGATCCACCAGGAGCTGAACCTTGTTCCCGAGTTGTCGATCATGGAGAATCTTTTCCTGGGCGACCTTCCGCTCAAGGGCGGTTTCGTCGATCACAAGGCGATGAGGACGAAAGCCGAAGCGGCTTTGAAGCTCATCGGCCTGGATGAGGACGTGGCCACTCCCATGAAGGAGCTCGGCGTCGCCAGGCAGCAGATGGTGGAAATCGCCAAGGCGCTGATGCAGAACGCGTCGGTCCTTATCCTCGACGAGCCCACCGCCGCGCTGACCCGCAAGGAATGCGACCAGCTCTTCGACATCATGGGCGATCTGAAGGCCAAGGGCGTCGCCATGGTCTTCATCTCCCATCATTTGGACGAGGTCACCAAGGTCGGCGATGTCGTGACCGTCTTGCGCGATGGCAAGTACATCGACACGGTCCCGGCCGACACCCCTGAATCCGAGCTTGTTCGCTTGATGGTCGGACGCAATATCGAGGAGCAGTTCCCGCGCGTCGCCGGCAAGCCCGGCAAGACCCTGCTGAAAGTCAGCAACCTGACCCGTGAGGGTGTCATCGATGATGTCTCGTTCGAGGTCCATGCCGGCGAGGTCGTAGGCTTCTCCGGTCTGGTCGGCGCGGGGCGCACCGAGACCATCAGGGCCATCTTCGGAGCCGACAATTACGATTCCGGATCCGTTGAGGTGGACGGCAAGCCGCTGCCCAAGAATTCGATCTCGGCCGCGATCGCCGCCGGTGTCGGCCTGGTCCCCGAGGACCGCCGCGCCCAAGGGCTGATCCTCGGCGCCTCCGTCGCCGACAACCTCGGCCTGCCGACCATGCTGCCGACTTCGAAATTCGGTTTCGCCGACCTCAAGGGTCAGCTTGGCCGCGAGAAGAAGACGGCCGAACAGCTCAACATCCGTATGAGCAACATCGACGAGACGGTGGGCAACCTCTCTGGCGGCAACCAGCAGAAGATCGTCTTCGGCAAGTGGGCCATGGCCAATGTCAAGGTGCTCTTGCTCGACGAGCCCACCCGTGGCGTCGACGTCGGCGCCCGTGTGGAGATCTACGAGCTGATCAACGCCATCACCAAGCAAGGTGGTGCCGTGTTGATGGCTTCCTCGGATCTGCCGGAGATTCTCGGCATGTCCGATCGAATCGTCGTGATGAGCAACGGGAAGGTCAGTGGTGAAATGCCCGCAAGCGAAGCGACGCAGGAAAAGGTCATGGCGTTGGCCGTCTCCCACATGGATGAGGAAGAGCCGGTAACCGCTAGTAATGAAAGGGAGAAGTAA
- a CDS encoding ABC transporter permease, with the protein MSDSKTVEKTKGNGSHAWDVVKRFAARNGALIGLIILCVVLAIATPAFLTPSNLLNVGIQAATVAILAFGQTFVIVAAGIDLSVGAVAALSSMLVAYTGASMGLPGWLTIIVGLIAGAVFGGLSGLANAYLKLPSFIATLAMMSVARGLTLVISDGRPISTSGMVNFFGSDILGIPVPIIMMVIMAIIASVILNYTSMGRSMYAVGGNMEASRLSGISVHKTQITVFILSGIFAAVAGLVIAGRLNSAQPQAADGYEMDAIASVVIGGASLSGGKGRVSGTFVGAILLAVIRNGLNILNVSSFWQKVVIGLVIAFAVSFDTLRRKEDAH; encoded by the coding sequence ATGTCGGATAGCAAAACTGTAGAAAAGACCAAAGGCAACGGTTCACACGCCTGGGACGTGGTGAAGCGCTTCGCGGCCAGGAACGGCGCTCTGATCGGCCTGATCATCCTGTGCGTTGTCCTGGCGATCGCCACACCGGCGTTCCTGACGCCGTCGAACCTTCTGAACGTCGGCATCCAGGCCGCGACCGTCGCCATCCTGGCGTTCGGGCAGACCTTCGTCATCGTCGCCGCGGGCATCGATCTGTCCGTCGGCGCCGTGGCGGCCCTGTCCAGCATGCTGGTGGCCTACACGGGCGCCTCCATGGGCCTGCCCGGCTGGTTGACCATCATCGTCGGCCTGATCGCAGGCGCCGTTTTCGGCGGCCTTTCGGGTCTGGCCAACGCCTATCTGAAGCTGCCTTCGTTCATCGCCACCTTGGCCATGATGTCGGTCGCCCGCGGCCTGACCTTGGTGATCTCCGATGGCCGGCCGATCTCGACGTCGGGCATGGTCAACTTCTTCGGCAGTGACATCCTCGGTATCCCGGTGCCGATCATCATGATGGTCATCATGGCCATCATCGCCTCGGTCATCCTCAACTACACGAGCATGGGCCGTTCGATGTACGCCGTCGGCGGCAACATGGAAGCCTCCAGGCTTTCCGGCATCTCGGTGCACAAGACCCAGATCACGGTGTTCATCCTCTCCGGTATCTTCGCCGCCGTCGCTGGCCTCGTCATCGCCGGCCGACTCAATTCCGCGCAGCCGCAGGCGGCTGATGGCTATGAGATGGACGCCATCGCCTCCGTGGTCATCGGTGGAGCCTCGCTCTCCGGTGGCAAGGGCCGCGTCTCCGGCACCTTCGTCGGCGCCATCCTGCTCGCCGTCATCCGCAACGGCCTCAACATCCTCAATGTGTCCTCCTTCTGGCAGAAAGTCGTCATCGGCCTGGTCATCGCCTTCGCCGTGAGCTTCGATACCCTGCGCCGCAAGGAAGACGCCCACTGA